Genomic segment of Juglans microcarpa x Juglans regia isolate MS1-56 chromosome 7S, Jm3101_v1.0, whole genome shotgun sequence:
CATTCGCATGTGGGCCCATGAAAATACCATCACCTGCCCCCACTGCGATGGAGGGTTCATCGAGGAGATCGACGCCTCTCCTTCGTCGGATAATCCCCACCCTCGGTTGGCAGCCTCCGCCAtgtatttgtttggaaacaacgCTCAAGATTCTGAGCACGCCCCGGCCCTGGTGTCCCGCCGGAGCCGCCGTAGCCCAGGCAGCCGGTCGCCGTTCAACCCGGTTATCGTCCTACGCGGAGTATCGGCAGACCCCGTAGGCGACGGTGACGGAGAGAGGAACAGCTTCGAGTTGTATTACGACGACGGAGCTGGGTCCGGGCTTCGTCCACTGCCGGCGACCATGTCAGAGTTCTTGATGGGTTCGGGTTTCGAACGTTTGCTGGAGCAGCTGGCCCAGCTCGAAGTGACCGGGCTCGGACGTCCCGAGAATCCACCCGCATCTAAGGCCGCGATAGAGTCTCTACCGACGATCGAAATCGTGGACAGCCACGTCGGCTGCGAGTCCCACTGCGCGGTCTGCAAGGAAGCCTTCGAGCTCGGCGTGGAGGCCCGCGAGATGCCGTGCAAGCACATATACCACTCAGACTGCATCCTCCCATGGCTTTCTCTACGAAACTCGTGCCCGGTTTGCCGGCACGAGTTGCCGAGCGAGCGAAACGAGGGCGATAATTCGGAAGAAGACACGGTGGGGTTGACCATATGGAGGCTACCTGGAGGTGGGTTTGCTGTGGGGAGGTTCTCTGGGGGAGAAGAGCAGCTGCGGAGAGAGAACTACCGGTTGTGTACACGGAAATGGATGGTGGGCTTGGTGCTGGTGGGGCTCCGAGaagggtttcgtgggcttcaaGAAGGAGTAGAGGGAGGGAGAATGGTGGGTTCCGCAGGGCTTTCCggaatttcttctccttctgGAGGTCGAGGCCTGATTCTTCGTCTGCGCACTCTGGGTCTGAGTCTCGGTCTATGAGCAGAAGTCAGAGTCATTCGGGTTCGGTGTTCAGTAGGTACGTGCGAAGGCGGAACAACGCTTGGGTTTTGGGGGATCAGAGTGGGAATGGGAGGTGATTCTTTTGGTAATAAATGACAAAACTTGGCACTATATTTAGAAATCAAAGGTCGATTCACTGTAAATAGCATTGAATTTGGCAAGTTTTCATGAAATGGAGACCGAGTAGAGAATGGGCCAGTTTGATTTATCATACTGCAGACTGCAGAGGTTTCGCTGGTGCGCAATTTGGAAGCTATGTTTTTGAGCGAGAGACAGACTCTATGGAAACTCCGAAGATAGTTTTCAAGTATTGCAAACATCATGCCTGTTTGATGTTTCAAGGCCATAGTTGGGAAgaattctttatttctttgttcTAATATGTAGTAAACCTCAGTTTCAACTTTATGTTAAACTTCTTTTCCTTGGTgatcaatttataaaactatTGCTTGGATATGTTTGATTTGCTGCGAATGGAACTGGGATTACTATTCAGATGGACAAAAGGATAGCAAATTAGCAGCATTACAGATTGGAGTAATCTAGCTCAAGCGGTCTTGTGGCTGGAGAAAAAGACATCTCCTGTCACCAATTATTGGGGAAATTTATATGCCCCAGAACTTGATTGTGGTACAACTGTCATCCCTAGGTTCTGGCTCCTAGCCTCCTAGAATTGTGCGAGtctaataatatatgcatatgcatgttGGGATGGATTTGCTTGTTGACAAATATGATGCATGAGTGGATGACCAAAATCGTGGCCTTGTTGGCTCCAAAGCAAAGTACCGGCTTTAGCATGTGCTTGGCTTTTTCAGAGGAACTCTTTGCCTTTTCCCTCGTGCAATCCACTAGGTTGCCGTGGTCTGTGGAACATCACGTGGAGCTCAAGCAACCATTGTTCAGTGGAGGTCGAGAACCTTGCATAGCCTCCTCCATCGGTTTATTTTGTGTCGTTGTTAGAGTGGACTTCGACTCTGCAGTCGGAAACTAaaactccgaattccgactttAATGGCAGTCGGAGACTATTCTGGACTCAAACTTGAGCCCGGGCTAAGGCTTAACTCTAACTCCGATCTGTATGATTGGTGTTGGAGTGGAGTTAGACCATGCTGGAGTTGAATGAATATCATGTTTAAGAACAACTTTACAAGCAATTGTCATATATGGTACTTGGCAGCTACAAATTCAACTGGTTTCAACAAATATAAAGATCTTGCAattttaatgaataattatGGTTAAGATCTGACTTATGGAGGAGAAAGGAAGACGAAAATGAGGGTGTTGACCTTTCAGAGTGAGGAGGGGAAGGGGAAATTGGCACAGACGCCTTTGAATGGCTAGGGCTATTGCATTGCTCGACTCTGCACGGTGTTGTGTGGCTACGAACTTTGATTGAGGCTGTTGAAGACCTATTTCACACCCCGCCAAATCCTTGCTAGAGCCTGCGTCGAAACTGTTTGATGGCCCGGAGTGTCTGGAACACCtctgatattaaaattaataagttACTTGAGAGAGATAGAAAGTGAGATAAAGATGGATGTTAGGAACTGAACCTCTTTTCTTTGTGCCTGCGTTTGAGCTTTTATACTCCCCTTTTCAAGGCGAGCTCCTGCTCTTTCTGTGCGTGGGATGTCCGCCCCATATCTTGGGCCGCATGTCGTTGCATTTCATGCGGTTGTCCCTGTCAAGACAAGGTCTTTGATCTTGGGACGGCATGTTGCCGCATTTAATACAGCAATCCCTATCAGGAACAGGATCTAGACCCGTATGGAGTCATTTAATGCGGCGTAGCTGGAGGCTCAGCCCAATGAGAGATAACTGTGCCCTTCTAGAGGCGATTTGGAGTCGAGTCAGGGCAGAGAAAGTCTTGAGATAAAGATGAGAAAGTGTTAGATATTGATCAAGAAATCactaatattagatacaatgtTCATATGTGCGAGTATTGcctattttgtttgaaaaatagtagaacCACCACTAgaaggtaagttttttttttttttttttttgtgtgggtCTAAGATTTGCCTataattttaaaagagtaatgctatttgAAGTCTTTTACGTTACACAACATtcatatgacataatttgatttgtaatattcaaattttaaaatttatctttcaaatcaaattatgctatgTAGATAGCAAGTGGTGtaaatgttttcaaatataattattgattttaaaaaaagtgcgCGAGACTTGTACATTTTAAagactatataaatcattttcttttaacaataATGCCAATCATGCCATTtgcaattttcatctttaaaataacAACTTTCTGTAAAATTATGTACAAATTTATTTAGAGTCTTGTTGGCCTCAACTCTAATTCCgactttaaaatttttcaaagatgaACTTCCACATTTATtactaaatctaaaacttctaaCTCCAATCCGAACAAATTCAGATCAGAGAACAAAATGGAATCAAAGTGTCAAAAATTTTAGACATCCTAATAGTCATTTATAATGTTGTTCTTGTCACCCAACAGACATTAAGCCTGACAAGAGAGAAACATAGAGATGTTTATTGAATGTGAATCACCCCTTGTGTCAAACCCAAAAGAGCTACTTTCTATACATCACATGGGCAGCTTTTAATATCTTCCAACTCCCTTTATGCAGATTTTTAGAATAAACAAATCTTCAATAGacacaaaaattttgtaaatttttatagcAAACAAAAGGCCAGCCAAGCCAATCCAAGCCAACTCACAGTGTCACACCCACCTTGATATCCCTTTCCAGTGGTTAAACAGTAGGATTGGATCTTTGCTTAATTCACTAAAGATATCTAACCTACTACTTGCTGATAAggtcatatatatttatatatatattcactgtTTATTTCATAGCACTGAATTTCAGCGGCACTTTTCCCGCAAATGCAGGCATCGTTGTCAACTGTTGATTTGTTCTTTAGATATGAAAATAGGCTAGCTGAGTCTGCATTCTGAACCCCTTCCTCGTAGCGCTAGCATTGGTTTGATATGGttagatattgagataaaataattttagataaattaaataaaatattattataatattattattataatattattattattttaaaatttaaaaaaaataaattatttattatattttatttgagaatttgaaaaaattataatgatgataaaaaataagaaaatgtgaTATAGCCACGTGTGAGGattatctaaaatttatttaagatgCAAAAACATTAACCTACAttgaaataatcaaatataaatcatCTTAGTTACGAGTTACcgtagttatttattttaatatatatataagtaaatagtAACTTAGCCATCTaagtattttatgttattttatctttcattcTAGCCAAACAGTAACATTTTTACTATACCTCTTCTCATAATTTCTAggtgtttatatattttaacttttaggtTGTTGGATATAAATATGAAGTTGattttgtacatattttataataagaaaaatgggTAATCTAATATAGGGTTCAACTTTTGAATGATTAATCAAAAGTCAAAAAATGacatattagtattagtattggtTTAGTTAAATCCTTATGCAAAGTTTGACTAATATGCCAAAAGTTAGGTTTACATTGAAttaaccatctcatttcatataataataaatactacttatttgaattttttttttaaaaaaaaaattatcaaactgttaatggattgcaacacaaagcaAAACCGCAACCTTTGTAATTTTTGCATTCAAATTGTGCGCACTCTATATAATTGTGCAGCAACCAAAAGTCATGTTACACCTATAATatccaaaaatctaaaatacaatAATGTTATTTAAAGTAAattaaagttatttaaaatataatttttacaatgcATTAGCAAGTCATTTAAAGCATATTAATGCTTTTTTTAAGGGATGGCTAATTAATAGTGTCAACTAAATATGAACAAGAATTGTAGTAGCTAATAAAAAATGCTTACTCTCACCGACAGTTGGGTTTcgataattctttttattacttaatgattaaataagtattttttaatgatgttgtaatttttcaaaaaaaaatatttaagggtataaaaaataaataaaaaaatagattttttactcTTATCGAGACCCGTCTTGTGCTACACCCTCGGTGGATATAGCACTGCTCTTAGCTAGTCCAATATAGTGCATTTTAAGCTCAAATTCAGCAAAATATACAATACAATAGCACTTGGCTAAGCCAATATCATTCCTCTTTTCATGTGACATTACCCCGTCAAAAAGCTGTTGGTTATGTTTCACAGTCAATTCATTGCAAAGTATTTGTTCTAAGTCCCCATGGACCTTCTACTTGTTCTCACAATCATCATGTTTTAGCTTTTAGGTGTGACTAAACTGCATAGaatgttgattttcttttccccaATGGAAAAAAGGTCTTACCTTTTATTTGTCCAAATAAAGTACTGAATACTTAATTTCAAGTCCAAATAATTACATGCTCACATTTAGATTTTGTAGCAAATTGGCAATGTACAATATAATTGGTCAAATCCTAATAACTCAAACATACTTGATGACAACTTGACGAGGATGATCATGCAAATAAACACTATACTTGACGATGGATTCGTACTTTCTGTCTAGCCAAACATCATGAGAGGTGATTTTGTTAAGGAAGGATGATGAAAATAAGAATGATTTGATCCCCGTCAACATCCGCTAGCAAATACATGACTTGACATGGCTCCCATAACGCTCTACTAATGTCAATGATAGTAATGAGAGAGGGAAGACATAGATTACTTTCATTGAAATAGCCAAATAGTTGTTGATGTAGGGAATTATCCAAATAATTCTCTTGTGTGAGTTTGAGTGTGAGCAAATGCTAAAAATGATAAGAGAAATTGGAAGGGTTGGATTTTATAAATTGTAGCAGAGGGTGAGGAAGCTATTTGAATAGGAGATTCATGGATTAAAAGCTTTGTACcatgtaaaagaaataaaacgaATTTTGcataaagagtaatgatatgcGTTACATTCCCATcgtatttttatcttattatataaaatgtggcACTTTATCATTCatgaataatcttttatttttttaaacagaaatataaaaattgatggaGTATGTCATCTCATTGTAGTGGGATAAAAATGAGAGTGAATGTGGTgtataaaatcttttaaatgaaaaatgtcCATTGAACATGTGTTAGGCACGTATAGAcgtacttttttaaaaatatgaattaaaaaaagagaaattatattcttaaatcgATGTGATGAGTATATTTAATAAAGCGATTGTatgtcataatttaatttaaaaaataaattttaaaacttaaatattacaaattaaatattattatttaaataatatagatgatatattttttacgtcagattgagaatagaataatCATTAAAATTCGTAAAAACTATGTGCTTATTGAAAAAAAACCTTGTCCCATCTAAATTGGTGGACTTGCTTTtgcattttataaaatagtatgTTATAAAATGTGATTTACAAACAATATTTATCTACAAGAGTATTTATCTAAGAGGACAAGTCATCCTCAAATATGGTTTTTAAGGATAGAGAAATGATACATGCTTATATATAGAGTATTTAAGCGCTATAtagttcatttgaaaaaaaaatataagatttatataaaaaaattattcttttacaaataaattatatatatttttaaaaaatacatatcatttggtatctaAAATTATTGAGATGGATAATAGTTTAAGGATAGCGATGGGCTAACAactcatttataatttatagataattttaaatataataatatttattattatatttaaacacatcaaatcaaaattaaaagtcaaaataaaatttaaaataatattattttatacaaattgttatttaacagtaattttatcatttttcgaAAATTAAATACGCAaccaaaatgaaataaataaaatccaaagaaaataattttgaaaaaaaataaaaaacagttaGGGACAACAGGAGAAGCGTTATCACCACCGACATAGACTACAATCCTGGGTAGGGTAGTCCATTGAAAATCTCTAGAAACATTGTACCTTCGATCTATCCCACTTTCTTTTACCCGTTTTTCGTTTCCGATAAGCAGCGAATCCGGTTTGAGCCACTTGTTCTCTGCTCCGGGGTTTTTCGAATCTGTAAGTGTTTCCTCGCTCCTGCATTAATTCCACTCTGTTTGATCGCCGAGAAAATCTCCAGAAAAGTTCGACAGAACAGAATGTTAAACTTTTTGACACACCGAAACcgaattttaaatcttttcctTACCTCTTTACACTGTTTCAGCAATACTTGAATTGTTGGaaacctttttcttttgcttaggAATTTGTGCGGGTGTGTGGACGTCAATGAAAATGTGCGTTCTCTACTGCGAAAAAATGCTGTGTTGCATGCTTGTGAGAAATTTTTGTAATAGCAGAGCAAGTCCAAAAGaacaaagcttttttttttttttttttttaattggtgtttgtgattgaataattatgtgagaaataattttgttaaacttGATGGAAGAATTTCATGCTTGTTACGTTGCATGATTACGATTAAGTTATGTATTAGGGAAGTGTTACTTGCTGAGTCCCAATCCAGTTCTCTGTGTATCACCATTCAAAATTAGGGAAGTGTTTCACTAAAGAGGAGCTCACGAGCATGACAAATGAAAATAATGCTAGAGAATGGAAAAATCATTGTTCCATTTAGGCTATTTCAGTGCTCCCATTCGTGGGTTATTACATGCCGTAGTGGCAATATTAATATCAATGTCTTTTAACGAATCATCATGAGTCATATTTAAGTCCTGGAGTAATGCTTCAGTATTTAGAGAACAAGTTCCATCCTCTCACATAACTTTTGGACTTCCGGAGCTTGTATTGtctttttatttctcaatcAAAGGTCTGATAAATCATGCTATCTCCAGACGTGATTCTTTATGTTTGTTGAagatcatttttcattttgaatccCTTTGCTGCTTCTTGGTCATCCTTAATTATGCTTCCTCCTACTGAATGGTGGTcgacataattatattttgtctcCTTAACTGTACCCTGAACCTATGATTGCATCTTCCATTTTTGGGTGATTAGCATATACAAGTATTGGAACCAACAGCTATAATGTCTCCTACACTGAATTATCAAAAACAAATAACGTCTCCTACACTGGATTTGGCAGGACAATTATTTAGATTTTTGGATGGTATGCTTTTTATTTCTAGTTTGCGTTACTTCCCAGAAAAAATATCATACTTGATGATTGAATACATTAATAGTACTTATGTCGGGCTACTTATATCCTAACTTACATACAGTTCTTGTCTATAAATTTCTCATGTGGAAATATGAGATCTTTAATGTTATCTGAATAAATTTCTATGTCCTTAACCATGCACAGAAACGACTATATGCTCTCTAATTTCTCTGACCATGTCCTGTGCCTGTGTGCTGCTCAACTTTTACTGGTTATTTGGGTAGGTGACATGAGACCAActgtctcatttgttttcaactatgagatgagatgagatgagatgagtcgagattaaagttaaaaagttgaataaaatattgttagaatatattttgtaatattatttttgttttgggatttgaaaaggttgaattgtttattttattttgtgtgggaatttgagaaagttgtaatgatgagatgagaggttttcaaagtttcgacttttagtcttgaaagcaaaccagGCCGCAAAGTAATGTCACTTTTCTgggtttctatttatttatttattggggAGGAGAATTATTGCATATTAGCTAGAGGAAAAAACTTGTGACTGGCATCTATGTAAATCTGTTGTACACAGAATTTTTTCTGGCAAGTTTGTAAACTCAGTTTCTCAGCTAAGATGCAGAGCACCACATTATGTCTTAAATGTGTACAGGAGTAGAATTTAAGCAGTCTCTACTTCTTGCAATTCTATTTTCTTGCTGCAAGATGCTTGCAGGATCATTGATTGCATCCTATTTATACATTCATTTGGTGGTGTGCAGTCTGAATGTACCTTTATCGATTCATCACTTAACTTGACATGTGAGGTTCAGCACATTTAGCATAATGCTAGACTTACTAATCTGTGGGTCTGATTTAAACCTCAAGTCAATAATGTGCTAAATCATGACTTCCGGGGTCAACCGCACTTGAACTTAGCttgtatttgttttgcatttactCTTGGAACATTTCAGGTTCTAAATTGTTTCAAGTAAAACGTAGAGCTTGCTGTATTCGAGTGTGCTTACATCCTATCCAGTAACTTTTTGAAGGAAGATGAATTTAGAAccatgaattttgttttttgagggAGTAGAGCAGATATTGAATTAGGATTTGGAGGGTTTATTCCTGAGCCACCTGCAGTGGTATGTTAACACATGTCTTCATACATGTTTGAGCTTGTACTGCCACCCGCCTCACCCCTTCTGGCATTTGCCTGGTCGAGGCGGGGGGGCCCTGTCCGCAAGGCGTGCAGGTGGATGCCCCCATTCAGCTGGGAGTCGGGGGCGAGGCCCAAGCTGGGTCCAAGCTCGCCCGTCCCAgccccatatatataatatttatacataaatgttaaaaaacaGTTTTCTTTCATGATGTCTTTTTacttgggttttatttattttttgaaataaaaatgacatgaaGGACATTGTTTAGGATTAGGTTTAACTAGTTAAACCTCCACCTCCGCCCCCCTCTCCACTGTCTCTTTCTTTCCCCCTCCCTCTTTCCTCTCTCTAACTCTTGCTCCCCTGTTGCTGtctccttccctccctcttcttctcctcctccactTTTATTCTCTTTCTTCTTAAA
This window contains:
- the LOC121240601 gene encoding LOW QUALITY PROTEIN: E3 ubiquitin-protein ligase RDUF1-like (The sequence of the model RefSeq protein was modified relative to this genomic sequence to represent the inferred CDS: deleted 2 bases in 1 codon) — protein: MSSPATSYWCYRCTRFIRMWAHENTITCPHCDGGFIEEIDASPSSDNPHPRLAASAMYLFGNNAQDSEHAPALVSRRSRRSPGSRSPFNPVIVLRGVSADPVGDGDGERNSFELYYDDGAGSGLRPLPATMSEFLMGSGFERLLEQLAQLEVTGLGRPENPPASKAAIESLPTIEIVDSHVGCESHCAVCKEAFELGVEAREMPCKHIYHSDCILPWLSLRNSCPVCRHELPSERNEGDNSEEDTVGLTIWRLPGGGFAVGRFSGGRAAAERELPVVYTEMDGGLGAGGAPRRVSWASRRSRGRENGGFRRAFRNFFSFWRSRPDSSSAHSGSESRSMSRSQSHSGSVFSRYVRRRNNAWVLGDQSGNGR